One part of the Prochlorococcus marinus str. MIT 9313 genome encodes these proteins:
- the galE gene encoding UDP-glucose 4-epimerase GalE — protein sequence MAELLITGGAGFIGSHTCLVLLEAGHRLVILDNFSNSSAIASKRVAELAGVAAQERMLVLEGDIRNSNDLDRAFNSMENGIAAVVHFAGLKAVHESVQLPLKYWDVNVAGSRCLLEAMQRHNCRTIVFSSSATLYGYPEQIPIPETTRVQPINPYGQSKAAVEQLLDDLACSEPGWRIARLRYFNPVGAHSSGCIGEDPKGIPNNLFPFVSQVAVGRRAELQVFGADWPTPDGSGVRDYIHVMDLAEGHRAALEVLQREEPQLLTLNLGSGKGHSVLEVVQAFEKASGQPVPYSINQRRAGDAACSVADPRLAAERLGWYTQRSLSDMCRDSWNWQKANPQGYSQKQQ from the coding sequence ATGGCCGAGTTGTTGATCACGGGTGGTGCCGGGTTCATTGGCAGTCACACCTGCCTGGTGCTTTTGGAAGCCGGCCACAGGCTGGTGATACTCGACAACTTTTCCAATAGCTCAGCTATTGCCTCAAAAAGGGTAGCCGAACTTGCTGGAGTGGCCGCTCAAGAGCGAATGCTCGTATTGGAGGGCGATATCCGCAATAGCAACGATCTAGATCGCGCTTTCAACTCAATGGAAAACGGCATTGCAGCTGTGGTGCACTTCGCGGGGCTCAAGGCAGTTCATGAATCAGTTCAGTTGCCACTGAAATACTGGGATGTGAATGTGGCTGGCAGCCGCTGCCTACTGGAAGCCATGCAACGACATAACTGCCGCACGATTGTTTTCAGCAGTAGTGCAACGCTCTATGGCTATCCCGAGCAAATCCCAATCCCTGAAACGACTAGGGTGCAACCGATCAATCCATATGGTCAAAGCAAGGCAGCGGTGGAGCAGTTACTAGATGACCTGGCCTGCAGCGAACCTGGTTGGCGCATTGCCCGATTGCGCTATTTCAATCCAGTTGGAGCCCACTCCAGCGGCTGCATCGGCGAAGATCCCAAGGGAATACCCAACAACCTTTTCCCTTTTGTGAGCCAAGTAGCAGTAGGCCGGCGAGCAGAACTCCAAGTATTTGGAGCCGATTGGCCTACACCCGATGGGAGTGGTGTGCGCGACTACATCCATGTGATGGACTTAGCTGAGGGACACCGAGCTGCACTGGAGGTCCTGCAACGAGAGGAACCGCAACTCCTCACTCTTAATCTCGGCAGTGGCAAAGGCCACTCGGTGTTGGAAGTCGTGCAGGCCTTTGAAAAGGCAAGCGGCCAACCCGTTCCATACAGCATTAACCAGCGCCGCGCTGGAGATGCCGCATGTAGCGTCGCAGATCCAAGACTGGCCGCCGAGCGGTTGGGATGGTACACGCAGCGCAGCCTGTCAGACATGTGCCGCGACAGTTGGAATTGGCAGAAGGCCAATCCACAGGGCTACAGCCAGAAACAACAATGA
- a CDS encoding KdsC family phosphatase, protein MSGTTLISRTHPRYWNRELQWRLQWKALASIDLLVMDVDGVLTDGGLWLDAHGELQKRFDVRDGLGLRLLQQEGLTLALLSGGKGGATEARAKQLGIQHCFVGIKDKTAALAELQQQLNLSQLNTAFVGDDLNDLIVRPLVKLLLAPADACRPLRSQADAVLQRRGGHGAVRELAERLLKARGQWHQLRKKGWKERND, encoded by the coding sequence ATGAGCGGCACTACCCTGATCTCTCGAACCCACCCCCGTTACTGGAACCGAGAGCTGCAATGGCGACTGCAGTGGAAGGCATTAGCTTCCATCGATCTACTGGTGATGGATGTTGATGGAGTCCTTACCGATGGTGGGCTATGGCTTGATGCTCACGGCGAACTGCAAAAGCGATTTGATGTGCGCGATGGACTGGGACTACGACTGCTCCAACAAGAAGGCCTGACACTAGCCTTGCTGAGTGGTGGCAAAGGAGGAGCGACCGAGGCGCGCGCCAAGCAGCTCGGCATTCAGCACTGTTTCGTTGGCATCAAAGACAAAACCGCCGCACTCGCAGAACTGCAGCAACAGCTCAACCTGTCGCAATTAAACACCGCATTTGTCGGCGATGACCTCAATGACCTCATCGTGCGCCCTCTGGTCAAGCTTTTGCTAGCCCCTGCGGATGCCTGTCGTCCCCTCCGATCTCAAGCCGATGCCGTACTCCAGCGCCGTGGGGGGCATGGTGCCGTGCGAGAACTCGCAGAACGCCTACTAAAAGCCCGTGGTCAATGGCATCAACTGCGCAAGAAAGGCTGGAAGGAGCGCAATGACTAA
- a CDS encoding sulfotransferase family protein encodes MQKLVRYRQQQGSWLKPRTWRRKRFFKDTGRYYDYFYNLLRQPHINLTGDITPSYSCLSANTLMTIKREFTQRGIPVRPVFLMRDPIEQVISSQRMKLRKRGQKDPSQEIEALRSLVNKLPKRVSIRSNYAQTLGALDEAFGHENCFISFYETLFTQKTYANLCKFLDINYKEPRLGQKINVSATNTLIPEDIIEQLGLWQ; translated from the coding sequence GTGCAAAAGCTAGTCCGCTACAGACAACAACAAGGTTCATGGCTCAAGCCACGCACTTGGCGTCGCAAACGCTTCTTTAAGGATACTGGGCGCTATTACGACTACTTTTACAATCTGCTCAGACAACCTCATATCAACCTAACCGGAGACATTACCCCCTCCTATTCATGCCTAAGCGCCAATACCCTGATGACAATCAAACGTGAATTTACGCAACGTGGGATTCCTGTTCGACCGGTTTTTCTGATGCGTGACCCCATTGAACAAGTGATTTCCAGCCAACGCATGAAACTGCGTAAACGCGGACAAAAAGACCCATCGCAAGAGATAGAAGCCCTTCGGTCTCTTGTTAACAAACTGCCAAAACGAGTCTCGATTCGCAGTAATTACGCACAGACTTTGGGCGCCCTAGACGAAGCCTTTGGTCACGAAAACTGCTTCATCAGCTTCTACGAAACATTGTTCACACAGAAAACTTACGCGAACCTATGCAAATTCCTAGACATTAACTACAAAGAGCCACGCTTGGGACAAAAGATCAATGTAAGTGCTACAAATACTCTCATACCAGAAGATATTATAGAGCAGCTAGGGCTGTGGCAATAG
- a CDS encoding KpsF/GutQ family sugar-phosphate isomerase, with protein MAVVCRRITASSRTYSLSALTRCLQEEAAAIAVAAERLSSSQVEKALVLLERCSDQRAKLVITGVGKSGIVARKIAATFSSIGLMALYLNPLDAMHGDLGVVAQEDVCLLLSNSGETAELLEVLPHLKRRGTARIALVGKPDSSLARGSDVVLEASVDREVCPLNLAPTASTAVAMAIGDALAAIWMERRNISPADFAFNHPAGSLGKQLTLTASDLMVPVEKVQPLQPNTSLQEVICKLTQDGIGSGWVEDPSTAGLLLGLITDGDLRRALRDHSAENWASLSAAELMTADPITVDADLLAVEAIKQMECNRRKPISVLPVVGPDSSGNLLLGLLRLHDLIQAGLT; from the coding sequence ATGGCGGTGGTATGCAGGAGAATTACCGCATCATCACGAACTTACAGTTTGTCTGCCCTCACCCGCTGCCTGCAGGAAGAGGCTGCCGCCATCGCCGTCGCTGCCGAACGACTGAGCAGCAGCCAAGTAGAAAAGGCATTGGTCTTGCTTGAACGCTGTAGTGATCAACGCGCCAAATTGGTGATCACCGGCGTAGGCAAAAGCGGCATTGTTGCACGCAAAATCGCTGCCACCTTTTCCTCTATCGGCCTAATGGCCCTTTACCTAAACCCCCTCGATGCAATGCATGGCGATCTGGGAGTGGTCGCCCAAGAGGACGTCTGCCTACTGCTCTCCAACAGCGGTGAGACTGCTGAACTGTTAGAAGTGCTTCCCCACCTCAAACGACGTGGCACCGCTCGCATCGCTCTGGTTGGGAAGCCCGACTCATCGCTTGCACGCGGTAGTGACGTGGTGCTTGAAGCAAGTGTTGATCGAGAAGTGTGTCCGTTGAATCTTGCCCCCACCGCCAGCACAGCGGTGGCCATGGCGATCGGTGATGCCCTTGCTGCGATATGGATGGAACGTCGCAACATCTCACCTGCAGACTTCGCGTTCAACCACCCAGCCGGTTCGCTCGGCAAACAGCTCACCCTCACCGCTTCGGACCTAATGGTGCCAGTTGAAAAGGTCCAGCCACTACAACCCAACACCAGTCTGCAAGAAGTGATCTGCAAGCTGACCCAAGATGGTATTGGTAGTGGCTGGGTGGAAGACCCCTCCACCGCCGGACTGCTGCTGGGCCTCATTACCGATGGTGATCTACGCCGCGCCCTGCGTGATCACAGTGCCGAGAATTGGGCCAGCCTCAGTGCTGCAGAACTGATGACAGCCGATCCAATCACCGTGGACGCTGATCTGCTCGCAGTCGAAGCGATCAAACAAATGGAATGCAACCGTCGCAAACCCATCTCAGTACTGCCCGTCGTAGGCCCTGACAGCTCAGGCAATCTGTTGCTCGGACTACTACGGCTTCATGATCTGATTCAAGCAGGGCTGACATGA
- a CDS encoding sulfotransferase, which produces MYLWQNRVELSGLGAFLEWLPAHDHFPLVEKLQQLLAEVDHHVKQQGDAIEWMVKSYQDEMVLPFVDDPALEIRILYLTRDVRSWAHSRSRDGRLKKHWLPGLKPLLRWCRVNARQDRLLQASGRPVFRLGYEQLALDPERSVRRLCAWLEIPFDEQRLQPTQHSTSHILAGNQMSFDANRGASIRCKGAWMGHSSSLV; this is translated from the coding sequence GTGTACTTGTGGCAGAACCGCGTGGAGCTGTCCGGTTTGGGGGCCTTTCTCGAATGGTTACCTGCACACGACCATTTCCCCCTTGTTGAAAAGTTGCAGCAGCTGCTTGCTGAAGTTGACCATCATGTCAAGCAGCAGGGGGATGCAATTGAGTGGATGGTGAAGTCCTATCAGGACGAAATGGTGTTGCCGTTTGTTGATGATCCGGCCCTTGAAATTCGTATTCTTTATCTCACCCGAGATGTACGTAGCTGGGCCCATTCCCGCTCCAGGGATGGTCGTCTCAAGAAGCATTGGCTACCTGGCCTGAAGCCGCTGCTGCGCTGGTGTCGGGTGAATGCTCGTCAGGACCGATTGCTGCAGGCCAGCGGTCGCCCGGTGTTTCGGCTCGGTTACGAGCAGTTGGCGCTTGACCCTGAGAGGAGTGTGCGGCGGCTCTGTGCCTGGCTGGAAATCCCTTTCGATGAGCAAAGGCTCCAGCCAACGCAACATTCCACGAGTCACATCCTTGCGGGCAACCAGATGAGTTTTGATGCCAACCGTGGGGCATCGATCCGTTGCAAGGGTGCTTGGATGGGGCACTCGTCGAGTTTGGTTTAG
- a CDS encoding glycosyltransferase, whose protein sequence is MTKPIPIYIGYDPRERAATNVLIDSLYQHSSMPLAITPLVTPQLEGQGLFRRERDPKQSTAFSFTRFLVPKLMGYQDWAIFMDCDMLCRGDIAELWAQRDEQMAVMCVKHEHEPGETKKFLGEVQSPYPKKNWSSLMMLNCSRCTALTVDYVSTATGLDLHRFHWLAGDHEIGAIEGGLWNHLVGVQEDPELSVGQSRPQLLHWTLGGPWFREQRTMGGALAAEWFSARDDAMKLWD, encoded by the coding sequence ATGACCAAGCCGATACCGATTTATATCGGTTACGACCCGCGTGAAAGAGCTGCGACCAATGTTTTGATCGACAGCCTTTACCAGCACAGCTCGATGCCGCTGGCAATAACCCCTTTGGTCACTCCTCAGCTGGAAGGCCAGGGCTTGTTTCGGCGGGAGCGCGATCCGAAGCAAAGCACGGCATTTTCCTTCACGAGGTTTCTTGTGCCGAAGCTCATGGGTTATCAAGACTGGGCGATTTTTATGGACTGCGACATGCTCTGCCGTGGTGATATCGCGGAGCTATGGGCCCAGCGCGATGAACAGATGGCCGTGATGTGCGTTAAGCATGAGCATGAGCCAGGAGAAACGAAGAAATTCTTGGGTGAGGTTCAGAGCCCCTACCCGAAAAAGAACTGGAGCTCGCTAATGATGCTGAATTGCAGTCGTTGCACCGCTCTAACCGTCGATTATGTGAGTACGGCCACGGGGCTTGATTTGCATCGTTTCCACTGGCTTGCTGGTGATCATGAGATTGGAGCCATTGAGGGTGGGCTTTGGAACCACTTGGTTGGTGTTCAGGAGGATCCTGAGCTTTCAGTTGGGCAGTCACGACCCCAGTTACTGCATTGGACTTTGGGTGGACCATGGTTCCGCGAACAGCGCACGATGGGTGGTGCCTTGGCGGCTGAATGGTTTAGTGCTCGTGATGATGCGATGAAGCTATGGGATTAA
- the selD gene encoding selenide, water dikinase SelD produces MTADHLVLAGGGHSHALILRRWAMRPQLRPAGLITLINRHSTTLYSGMVPGLIAGHYRHSEIAIDLRRLTDRAGVALIIAEITAVETHHNRLLLAKRPPIHFQRISFDVGAETFNKDPYLERSQAALAMPIKPLEPALAWLEQQDSQRLLNDSTPLTVIGAGLAGVEVALALRQRWPKRPLNLQAHHGQPRPALKQALSRAAIVVVPSGTPLSGPALLCTGSQAPAWLATSGFPVDPFGRVRTTKTLQVINHPHCFAVGDCAVIDKAQRPAAGVWAVQAAKPLAQNLERLSRRQPTRPWQPQQLALQILGSQLTSGRFTAWAFWGDLIIGPHPWLWYWKEAIDRRFMGSFNELPSMSGVLKRQESMACRGCAAKLAEKPLNDALKQAGLGALGQQPEDAALIASTSSGDSLLQSVDGFPALISDPWLNGRLTTLHACSDLWASGAHVISAQAVITLPKVSSELQQELLVQTLKGIQSTLEPQGAKLIGGHTLEARSIPPKPINLGIQLTLSVNGKVASGRVPWSKGKLQSGDVLLLSRPIGSGVIFAAAMAGKAHPEDLDAALAQMTISQHNLLAALRSLEERHKGMQTIHACTDITGFGLLGHLGEMLSASNHQRHRAGLQPLRLILEAAAIPSLQGALLLLKAGYSSTLAPANRRNWHLLNPSINGEAAPIEIALNDVTPGSEHHQALLELMVDPQTCGPLLLACSTKIASELLRDGPWQRIGQVQPM; encoded by the coding sequence ATGACGGCTGATCACCTCGTTCTGGCCGGGGGGGGACATAGCCATGCCCTGATACTGCGTCGCTGGGCCATGCGTCCCCAACTCCGACCTGCAGGACTGATCACCCTGATCAACCGCCACAGCACCACCCTCTACTCCGGCATGGTGCCTGGTCTCATAGCCGGTCATTACAGACACAGTGAAATCGCAATCGACCTCCGTCGCCTCACCGACCGAGCTGGCGTAGCACTCATCATTGCCGAAATCACAGCAGTGGAAACCCACCACAATCGCCTGCTCCTCGCCAAGCGTCCCCCCATACATTTCCAACGAATTAGTTTCGATGTGGGCGCCGAAACCTTCAACAAGGACCCTTACCTTGAACGAAGCCAGGCGGCACTGGCAATGCCAATCAAGCCTTTGGAGCCTGCCCTGGCATGGCTTGAACAGCAAGACAGTCAGAGGTTGCTCAATGATTCCACGCCCCTGACGGTGATCGGGGCTGGCCTGGCGGGAGTAGAAGTGGCGCTCGCCCTTCGTCAACGCTGGCCCAAGCGCCCTTTAAATCTGCAGGCGCATCATGGGCAACCCAGACCAGCTCTAAAACAAGCCCTCTCCAGGGCCGCAATCGTAGTAGTACCAAGCGGAACCCCTTTGAGTGGCCCCGCCCTGCTCTGCACTGGCAGCCAAGCCCCCGCTTGGCTTGCTACCAGTGGCTTTCCCGTGGATCCCTTTGGACGTGTTCGCACCACTAAGACACTTCAAGTCATCAACCATCCCCACTGCTTCGCCGTCGGCGACTGTGCGGTGATTGATAAGGCCCAGCGGCCAGCCGCAGGGGTATGGGCCGTGCAAGCCGCAAAGCCCCTTGCCCAAAACCTAGAGCGACTCAGCCGTAGACAACCCACCCGTCCATGGCAGCCACAACAGCTTGCCTTGCAAATACTGGGAAGTCAGCTGACCTCAGGGAGGTTCACCGCCTGGGCTTTTTGGGGCGACCTGATCATCGGGCCCCATCCCTGGCTTTGGTACTGGAAAGAAGCTATCGATCGGCGCTTCATGGGCAGCTTTAACGAACTCCCAAGCATGAGCGGAGTTCTCAAGCGACAGGAGAGCATGGCTTGCCGAGGTTGCGCAGCCAAATTGGCTGAGAAGCCGTTAAACGATGCCCTAAAGCAGGCAGGCCTAGGAGCTCTTGGGCAACAACCTGAGGACGCTGCCTTGATTGCCAGCACATCATCAGGCGACAGCTTGCTGCAAAGTGTCGATGGTTTCCCTGCACTGATCAGCGACCCCTGGCTTAATGGTCGCTTAACCACACTGCATGCCTGCTCAGATCTTTGGGCCAGTGGTGCGCATGTGATCTCTGCACAGGCTGTCATCACTCTGCCCAAGGTGTCCTCTGAACTTCAACAAGAGTTGTTGGTCCAAACGCTCAAAGGAATCCAATCAACCCTCGAACCGCAAGGCGCCAAATTAATTGGAGGGCATACCCTCGAAGCCCGCAGCATTCCGCCCAAACCAATCAATCTTGGGATCCAGCTCACCCTTAGCGTTAACGGCAAGGTGGCTTCTGGACGTGTGCCTTGGAGCAAAGGTAAGCTGCAATCGGGAGATGTCCTCCTGCTCAGCCGCCCCATAGGCAGCGGAGTGATCTTTGCTGCAGCCATGGCAGGAAAAGCTCACCCAGAGGATCTCGACGCTGCACTTGCGCAGATGACAATCAGCCAGCACAACCTCCTGGCAGCGCTGCGCAGCCTTGAAGAAAGGCATAAAGGAATGCAAACCATTCATGCATGTACCGACATCACCGGCTTCGGACTACTGGGCCATCTCGGAGAAATGCTTAGTGCAAGCAATCACCAACGCCATAGAGCAGGGCTACAACCTCTACGTCTCATCCTCGAAGCCGCCGCCATTCCCTCCCTGCAGGGTGCTCTACTGCTACTCAAAGCTGGCTATTCGAGCACCCTGGCCCCAGCCAATCGCCGCAACTGGCACTTGCTCAATCCAAGCATCAATGGCGAAGCCGCGCCGATCGAAATCGCACTGAACGATGTAACACCAGGCAGTGAACACCACCAGGCACTGCTCGAACTCATGGTGGATCCACAAACCTGTGGCCCATTACTCCTGGCCTGTTCAACCAAGATCGCCTCAGAACTTCTAAGGGATGGGCCTTGGCAACGCATCGGTCAGGTTCAGCCGATGTAG
- a CDS encoding CCA tRNA nucleotidyltransferase, whose protein sequence is MESLVKPEPGFDGPGLPMGLLAVLQQVASEVGIKRLALVGGAVRDGLLHRVHFDPWRGLPDLDLVVEGSAVVLAKALRRHLGPEQLPQLRVHGAYGTVELVVDGVLLDLATARQETYASPGQNPQVTEGHLEEDLARRDFTVNAMALELPGMTLLDPHDGWAALAMRQLVFLHSNSVADDPTRVVRGARYAARLGFVLAPEALAQVRSTLQSWPWAWHPGEAPKLAPPALSTRLRMELELLLEREPWQKAVAHLQDWGALVLLDEGLQADQNWHRRMRWAWRLELPLLTALVAGAADPLAMAERLQLPQLQQRLLAEAAELQILLASLEVAESLSTWSPARWCETLEGNGWQPEAVALCVCLGVPMWRPLLRWWGRWRQVKSPVSAQALIDQGWRPGPALGAELQRLRLELIDQQVALR, encoded by the coding sequence ATGGAGAGTCTGGTGAAGCCAGAGCCTGGATTCGATGGACCAGGTTTGCCAATGGGTTTGTTGGCGGTACTGCAGCAAGTTGCGTCAGAGGTTGGGATTAAACGACTTGCCTTGGTGGGTGGTGCGGTTCGAGATGGCCTGTTGCATCGGGTTCATTTTGATCCCTGGCGAGGTTTGCCTGATCTTGATCTGGTGGTGGAGGGTTCAGCGGTGGTTTTAGCTAAGGCGCTTCGCCGTCATTTAGGGCCAGAGCAGTTGCCGCAGCTGCGTGTGCATGGGGCTTACGGAACGGTGGAACTTGTGGTTGATGGGGTCTTGCTTGATTTAGCCACTGCTCGGCAAGAAACCTATGCATCTCCTGGACAAAACCCGCAGGTCACGGAGGGTCATCTCGAAGAAGACTTAGCCCGAAGGGACTTCACGGTGAATGCCATGGCTTTGGAGTTGCCAGGGATGACCTTGTTGGATCCCCATGATGGCTGGGCGGCTTTAGCCATGCGACAGCTGGTTTTTTTACATTCAAACAGTGTCGCGGATGATCCGACGCGAGTCGTGCGAGGGGCCCGTTATGCGGCCCGGCTTGGTTTTGTTTTGGCGCCTGAGGCTCTTGCTCAGGTGCGCTCCACTCTTCAATCCTGGCCTTGGGCGTGGCATCCTGGCGAAGCGCCGAAGCTGGCACCGCCAGCTCTTTCCACGCGCTTGCGGATGGAGCTGGAGTTGTTATTGGAAAGGGAGCCTTGGCAGAAGGCAGTGGCTCATTTGCAGGACTGGGGAGCTCTGGTGTTACTTGATGAGGGCCTTCAGGCTGATCAAAACTGGCATCGTCGAATGCGCTGGGCCTGGCGTTTGGAGCTGCCGTTGCTGACAGCATTGGTGGCCGGAGCTGCGGATCCTCTGGCTATGGCAGAACGCTTGCAGTTGCCACAATTGCAGCAAAGGTTGTTGGCTGAAGCGGCCGAATTGCAGATTTTGTTGGCTTCGCTAGAGGTCGCTGAGAGTTTGTCGACGTGGTCACCCGCTCGCTGGTGCGAAACCCTGGAGGGCAATGGTTGGCAGCCAGAGGCGGTTGCTCTTTGCGTTTGCTTGGGTGTACCGATGTGGCGACCCTTGCTGCGTTGGTGGGGGCGTTGGCGGCAGGTGAAGTCTCCTGTATCGGCACAGGCTTTGATTGATCAGGGCTGGCGACCAGGTCCGGCTTTGGGGGCCGAATTACAGCGGCTCAGGCTGGAGCTGATCGATCAGCAGGTGGCGTTGAGGTGA
- a CDS encoding sugar transferase — MMPLSWRNPRRNLLTCVGLDLIGLVGILAGLSSIWSQPLTGQLGWMVTTITAYLLLGWLLGTYTLLNWHRLPRWTLIQRLGLCLLTTLMLVAILRWVINPPLDIWLVHRSTQMSWLLPTTLWSLLVRVSLRKGRLQAEEPKLILLSSKTEADQTLQAWRKTPTRLMPKWLPAAEVAKQQGPLVIAVSPNLRQHADYKKLLERLEQRDPRECNLTTPLALAERQLERLPPKLLPEAWLSYAEIPWSMLFSPQRQLKRVADVVLAMLLLAVTTPLLLLPAALLIWLEDRGPIFYIQERSGWLGKPFMVLKLRTMKVVPPDAPISWTIPGDPRITRIGNWLRRSRLDELPQLINVLRGDMSLIGPRPERPEIEHELEESIPHYRKRHWMRPGLSGWAQVCAPYAASVEDSELKLSYDLYYLKYFSSWLDLMILLRTIKTVLKVGGR; from the coding sequence GTGATGCCCTTGTCCTGGCGCAATCCTCGCCGCAACTTACTGACTTGTGTAGGCCTAGATCTGATTGGCCTAGTGGGAATCCTGGCTGGATTATCAAGCATCTGGTCACAACCGCTAACGGGACAGCTTGGCTGGATGGTGACAACAATCACGGCCTATTTACTACTGGGCTGGCTATTGGGCACATACACCCTGCTGAACTGGCACCGTCTGCCCCGCTGGACACTGATCCAACGCCTTGGGCTTTGCCTACTGACCACATTGATGCTGGTGGCGATCCTGCGCTGGGTGATCAATCCACCACTAGACATCTGGCTGGTGCACCGCAGCACCCAGATGTCATGGCTGCTACCAACAACACTGTGGTCACTCCTGGTGCGAGTCAGTCTGCGCAAGGGGAGACTTCAGGCTGAAGAGCCCAAGCTGATCCTTCTATCCTCCAAAACGGAAGCAGATCAAACCCTTCAAGCCTGGCGAAAAACACCCACACGACTCATGCCGAAATGGCTACCTGCTGCAGAGGTAGCAAAACAACAAGGGCCATTAGTAATAGCTGTATCACCCAACCTGAGGCAGCACGCTGATTACAAAAAATTACTGGAAAGATTGGAGCAACGCGACCCCCGCGAATGCAACCTGACAACACCTCTTGCCCTTGCAGAGCGACAACTCGAACGACTGCCTCCAAAGCTGCTGCCCGAAGCCTGGCTGAGCTATGCCGAAATTCCCTGGAGCATGTTGTTCAGCCCTCAACGCCAACTCAAGCGAGTAGCAGATGTGGTATTGGCAATGCTGCTATTGGCGGTGACAACACCGCTATTGCTGCTGCCAGCGGCCCTACTGATCTGGTTAGAAGATCGCGGTCCGATCTTTTACATCCAGGAACGCAGCGGCTGGTTAGGCAAGCCATTCATGGTTCTGAAGCTCCGCACGATGAAAGTGGTACCACCTGATGCACCCATCAGCTGGACAATTCCGGGCGACCCACGCATCACCCGAATAGGCAACTGGCTGCGGCGCTCGCGCCTCGATGAACTCCCTCAGCTCATCAACGTGCTGCGTGGTGACATGAGCCTGATTGGACCGCGACCTGAACGTCCTGAAATAGAGCATGAACTGGAAGAAAGCATTCCCCACTACCGCAAGCGCCACTGGATGCGCCCGGGATTAAGCGGCTGGGCCCAGGTATGCGCACCCTATGCAGCAAGTGTGGAGGATTCAGAGCTCAAACTCTCTTACGACCTCTATTACCTCAAATACTTCAGTAGCTGGCTAGATCTCATGATCCTGCTACGCACAATTAAAACGGTGCTCAAGGTGGGTGGTCGTTGA
- a CDS encoding 3-deoxy-manno-octulosonate cytidylyltransferase family protein, with amino-acid sequence MGVQRSVVAVPARLESSRLPNKVLADIGGMPMLQRVLERCSQAHGPNAVVLCTDSDRLKEMAEDWGFSVLMTSASCNSGSERIASVADHLVAMAWDEQADGWDQQQQQQRLAMTAVINVQGDQPFLDPAVVTTMAMEFEQREIVPAVITPVYRLKPETIHNPNVVKTLLAIDGRALYFSRSAIPHVRDVDPLDWHRHATYWGHVGMYGFRGDVLACWSGMPPSPLEALERLEQLRLIEAGHTISTFAVEGTSLSVDTVEQLEEARECALKS; translated from the coding sequence ATGGGAGTTCAACGCAGTGTCGTGGCCGTGCCTGCAAGGCTTGAATCATCGCGATTGCCCAATAAGGTTCTGGCAGATATCGGCGGGATGCCAATGCTGCAGCGTGTTCTTGAGCGCTGCAGTCAGGCTCATGGGCCAAATGCAGTTGTCCTTTGCACGGATAGTGATCGATTGAAAGAGATGGCGGAAGACTGGGGTTTCTCGGTGTTGATGACTTCGGCTTCATGCAATTCAGGTAGCGAAAGGATTGCTTCGGTTGCCGATCATTTGGTTGCCATGGCCTGGGATGAGCAAGCTGATGGTTGGGATCAGCAGCAGCAGCAACAGCGGTTGGCTATGACTGCAGTGATCAATGTGCAAGGAGATCAGCCGTTCTTGGACCCTGCGGTGGTGACGACAATGGCGATGGAGTTCGAGCAGAGAGAGATTGTTCCAGCTGTGATAACTCCGGTTTACCGACTCAAGCCCGAGACCATTCATAACCCCAATGTGGTTAAGACCTTATTGGCTATTGACGGCCGAGCACTTTATTTTTCTCGCTCGGCGATTCCGCATGTGCGCGATGTGGACCCTTTGGATTGGCATCGCCATGCCACCTACTGGGGGCATGTGGGGATGTATGGCTTTCGAGGAGATGTGTTGGCCTGCTGGTCAGGTATGCCGCCTTCGCCTTTGGAAGCTCTTGAACGTCTAGAGCAATTGCGATTGATTGAAGCTGGTCATACGATTTCTACCTTTGCAGTTGAGGGGACATCCCTTTCAGTGGATACGGTTGAGCAGTTGGAAGAAGCAAGGGAATGTGCCTTGAAATCTTGA